From the Mya arenaria isolate MELC-2E11 chromosome 17, ASM2691426v1 genome, the window agcgcctcgcgctttgattaGTATTAGAGTCTTATCAGGACGGCCAATAACCTTCTCTTTTTGTTAGGTTAAACAGTATATATATTACAACGATAATAAAGATAGTTATTATTAACTTATACtgagtcactctcgttggcacgatgttgcgcgagagtgcgGTCCTATGCGAGAGGATGGTCTTTTGTTGTGGGGACAGCCGGAGTACCCGGATGAAAACCCACCTTTGGCCGCCATCTTTGTTCGTGAATGTTCATTTAGTTATTTTCAGCCAAACCAGGGCAgggatatatatgaaaaaaccCTGGGTCGGGGATGTCCCTGACATCAAAGTTGTATGTATTAGGCAATCATTTGATTAAAGATCTGAACATAACAGTTCTACTGCGTTTCATGTACTGGAGCTAGCTTAAAATTTAATCACaatgtataacatatatgaACAATTTGTGAATTAATTTGATATAATGAGCAAAAATGTTTTCGTCACTGGGATTTTTGCACAAACAGGGGATTTAGATATACTAAACTTTTAATTTTCGTAATCTCTGGAACGCTCTGGGTCGTCGATCTGATGCTCGCAGTGAAATTCCATTTAAACAAAGTGCCTTTATATACGATGCCAAATGGTCAAATGGTCACTTTGATAACCTGAAGGACTAATTAACAGTACACATTCAACACTGTGAATTAGACTTCATACGTGAATGGTTTGACGTTTTTCAGACCGCATGGACTCGTTACAGcaggtgcgcgtgacgtaggttCCTATCTTTGATATAGTACGTGGATGCTTTTGCCAAAGGAATACTTAAAttaagctgtgtgaagttagctaaacatacgacattggacattggacattcaaaattgaatgttgtgctagcacgacattggacattggacattcaaaattgaatgttgtgctagcacgacattggacattggacattcaaaattgaatgttgtgctagcacgacattggacattcaaaatcgaatgttgtgctggcacgacattggacattggaaattCAAAAGTGattgtcgtgctggcacgacattggacattggacattcaattatgaatgtcgtgccagcacgacattggacattagacattcaaaagtgaaagtcgtgctggcacgacattggacattggacattcaattatgaatgtcgtgccagcacgacattggacattagacattcaaaaatgaaagtcgtgctagcacgacattggacattggacattcaaaatcgaatgttgtgcctgcacgacattggacattggacattcaaaatcgaatgttgtgctgacacgacattggacattggacattcaaaattgaaagtcgtgctggcacgactttgtacattcaaaaatgaatgtcgtgccagcacgacattggacattgggattacAAAactgaatgtcgtgctagcacgacattggacattggacattcaaaatcgaatgttgtgctggcatgacattggacattcaaaattgaaagtcgtgctggcacgacattggacattcaaaaatgaatgtcgtgccagcacgacattggacattggacattgggaatTCAAAactgaatgtcgtgctagcacgacattggacattggactttcaaaatcgaatgttgtgctggcacgatgttggacattcaaaatcgaatgttgtgctggcatgacattggacattggacacccaaaagtgaaagtcgtgctggcacgacattggacattggacattcaaaaatgaatgtcgtaccagcacgacattagacattggacattgggatttcaaaaatgaatgtcgtgctagcacgacattggacattcaaattcgaatgttgtgctggcacgacattggacattggacattcaaaatcgaatgttgtgctggcacgacattggacattggacattcaaaagtgaaagtcgtgctggcacgacattggacattggacattcaagaatgaatgaattttactaaacattaaacaatgttgGTGAAAACAGTAACGTTTCTTATAAgaacaatacaattgtttgaacgtaaccactgtgtattcgATAAAGTGTCCAAATCTGGTGTAGGTGTACAAACATTGCGgtgaaaatttaaacacaaacaagtaGATTAAGAAGATCCAGCATgttttttgaaattacaaaccattcagcttcaaaacctatacaagccaatggtctgagatggtataCATATGCTTTAATTCACTGTCATTTGTCAATACAAAGAAATAAGGCATGTGACAATGAGTAGGCAATTCCTAATTGTTGTAATTTGCCCTGCAAACAATACggttaaaatgtaataaataaagcCGATGAAGTGTATGTTTACCAAGTTTTTGACATCACAAACCATTTTGCTTCAAAACTTATGAAGATGGAAAGTAGCAAATGGTCtgaaaccacgccccccccccccgtgtccgggggtataccggggatagccggggaaatgggccgtatttttacctttcaggtggccccgcagtgccgtgTGAATGTGATGGTTTTGTCCTCGCGCCAAAAAATAGCGAGGCCTTACCTAGGTtccctggggtacgggggcattttgcggggattttaccagcagttcgtccccgcaggacggatattttacccggggttggctagaccgcaagtcaaagtccccgcttttccccggacctgggggccgtggttacaattgactggtgcattaccatCACTGACATGTGTCAATAAAAAGCCAAAAAGCCCGTGTTGTAGTCACTTCCGTATTTGTGTAATTTAACCTTAAAACTGGTTTGTATTCGATATACTTATTATTCATTTTCCACTGTGAACAACCCGTTGCTGTTGATCGTGATTGATCAGGGTTACTTCAAAAAAGCTACACCGCAAATTAGTactttataacaatttattgtcatttagtTTACAAAAATGTAGAGATGAAACAGTGAATAATAAATAGATAGAATGACATATTATGGCAAATTCATACTTCATAAAAACATGACCGCTCTTACACCTGAGGTAAGGACTGCcaagaacaacaacatatcATTGTCGacactgaaacaatgtttaacGTCTAGTAGCTGTAATCTGTTGTAGAACTGCGGTATGTTTTACGCAAGCACTACTAGGATACTTGAAATGACGTCATTCAAACGCGACATGTGCTGTCTGCTGGAGGCGTGTACAACGAGCTTGGTTGCTTTTCTGTACGCGGCATCCAGTCGATTGCATACTGAAAGTAAGACCCAAAATGACAGTTAAATCGTTAAACCGACAGATTAAGTACAGGCTATATATACGATCCTATGGGAGACGATAGCAATGATAGATTTACATGCATATTTCAACCCTGTTATGGGTCAACTATTAGCCTTATCGTTAATGGCCGGTTATTAAATTTTCCTTACGGTAACTTGACACTGGGTTTAATCATTTCTTATCCTATAAACTGGGTTTAGAAAAGTTGAGCAACCAATTAATAAATCATAACCTCGACATGAGAAGCCTATATTGTTTGTTTCGGTGTGAGATTGCATTTATATTTCACCTTATGAGCACCAAAAGTAAGCTTAGCTTTTGGTGCTCGCTTGGTGAGGGTTATAGCTATCTTACACTGATATAAACTGTTACCCTCCATGTTATTTGTTCCACCGCCGTTCAAACTTGAAAGTGCACCTACCGATGGTTGCTGCTTGGACGACCAACACTGAGCGTTCTCTATCGATTCGTCAAGGGAACTGCGCAGGTTCCGTCGCATAACGTTATTTCCGGTCCAGTCGGTGTTGATAAGCGTCTGAAACACCTGGTTTCCGGGGATCCGTGTTCCATTGGTGCTGCGCAGCTGGTCATAGTTGCTCCACGACATGCATCCCTCAATGGACTTTCGGGGGTAGTAAAGCACATACGCGCGGCACAACTCGTCACGGATATTCCAGCCGCCCTAGGGAAGATAAGATTAGGTGGTCATTGCAGATGATACAATTTAAAGCGTGTTTTAAATGGTTAATTCTCATTGGGACGGACGAACACCAATTTAAGACGAAAGTAgacattttaaagatatgaaCAAGAAACAAGAACTATTCTATTATTCTAATTAAATGACTTTACCTgcaatttaatttatattcaaatataaaaggAAGTGGCTGATAAATGTCGTATGCTGTATATGTATGGGGTAAAATGATCTCATTCATTGTGATGTTTGCATATCAAACAACATCTTTTCACGTACACTGCCTATGACATAAAAGGTAACGCCACGTTTCAATGACGTTGGTGTGGTAACTTACAAAGGTTGGCCCACTGCGTTCGTTCGTATCGTACGTACATTCCAGCAGCATGTGGTCGAACTGGAAATAGGAAACACAATATTGACATGATCATAAATACGATATACGCTTGAATAAATCAAACTTCTGATAGACGAACgactttttcaaattttaacttTGGAGCAAAACTTAATTTCAATAGTTAGGTGTATGTAGTAATGCtaattataaatagaaatctACGTCACGAATGTATGAAATGGTTTCAGTTAacatgttttcgatatttatcgAGTATCGTTCATAACACCGTTGAAATATAAGTATTAGTAAAGTAATAATAATGCGGTGTGTTGTAACCTACATGCACGAACACTCGGGATAGCAACTAGTAAAGCCACAAAGCTTGTACATAAAACGTCAGTAAGCCAAACTAGGAGTTCATGTAAGTTATGGTCTATCGCATTCATTACGTTGATCGATTAAACGTTCACGACCGCATGATTGTCAACGTAGCGAGGATAATACGTATATTACTGGAGTGGTAAAATGACGTACATAAGAAACATTTCTCCGTTGGTCAGCAAAGTTGAACGTCTGTTGACGTGCGTCGAAGTGATCGTCATGCACGAGCCACGGGTTCTCAGCGAAACTCTGTCCCCCGGTGCGTGAAAAGTGACGTAACTTCATGGCCTTCCCGAGCCCGTGCACGTGAAACTGCGCACCGACGATCGTCATGGGTATAGCGTTCCCGCTGCCCCGGAAACCCTGGAATATTGACACTACTGTATTATCAAGTTCTTGTAATGCAAGTGGCAAAAGTTTTCTATCGATTACCATACATGCAAGACAAATCACTCAGCAGGTTGCTAAAAGAATTAAAGGGAAGACGAAATCACTATGGCTACTAGCTTCTACCACACTATAGCTACTAGATCATACCATCACTATGGCTACTAGCTTCTACCATCATTATGGCTACTAGCTCCTACCACCACTATGACTACTAGCTCCTACAACCACTATGGCTACTAGCTTCTACCATCATTATGGCTACTAGCTCCTACCACCGCTATAGCTACCAGCTCCTTCCACCACTATGGCTACTAGCGCCTACCATCACTATGGCTACTAGCGCCTACCATCACTATGGCTACTAGCTCCTACCATCACTATGGCTACTAGCGCCTACCATCACTATGGCTACTAGCGCCTACCATCACTATGGCTACTAGCGCCTACCATCACTATGGCTACTAGCTCCCACCACCACTATGGCTACCAGCTCCTACCATCACTATGGCTACTAGCTCCTACCATCACTATGGCTACTAGCGCCTACCATCACTATGGCTACTAGCTTCTACCATCATTATGGCTACTAGCTCCTACCATCACTATGACTACTAGCTCCTACCATCACacatacattgatgtttatttatgaGGTGGTAACATATACGGACTTGCATACATAATATAGCCTGATACATCCGTAAAAATAATATAGAAATGAATATGTCGAACAAAAATTTTGAGTGCCTTAGTCAATGcagatttttcttttctttttatataaaaaacaatatatttcacagttTATGACTGCATCCATTTTTCGAGAAAAGCATGGACGtttgaaaagtaaaacatttgatatttgcTAAGTCTTTACTTTGCCATTCGCGCGAACAAAATACTGTTCTGATCAAgggatataaacaaataatggttctGAATGCATGGCGTTCTTAccgaaaataacaaaaataacttgattGGGTGTTGACAATTTCATAGGCCGTAACTGTGGAATAAATAATGCGGTCTGCTTGTTTCTCAACATCAAACGAAGTATTATATCCATTACTGTTTGCATCCAATTTGCTGAGCATTTGCTGAATATGTAAGAGGCCATAAGACCAGAGTGAATAGCGTGGTCTGCCTGTTGATTATACTTGTTCGAGATATTATgcccttaaagttgcactctcacatatttatttaccgtttttaaaacttttttattttttatcttggaaagagcaaatttttgcgtaaatatctgcaaaccaatgattaaagattgctgacaaaagatcagagcgcagatttgcatatttccgtttgaaaattaatgttttatggcttaaaccgttacttacggtttaagaaaaatgcataaaacatgatttttttaaacttaaatataaaaacctgagatctatttttttgtcagcagtcttatatctctaatttccatggattttcgcaaaaaaatggctcgttccaagacaataaataaaaaagttgtcaaaacgttcaatctgtgagggtgcagcttcaAACATTGCAAGCCATTGTAGACCAGATTGGATGACAAATGCTCAAGTAAGAGGTTTAGCCACCCCTTTTACTATTTGAGGGCCATAacatcaggccccaatttctccaaACTTCTTAAagttaacaggcttaagtagcttatttcattgagccaaaatgcatacttaagtttgattttgataaatgacaaaaaaatgttaaattgtaaTTTTCATGAAGATAATTCATATCTTAAGTCTAAAaaatcttttataaataaatataaagcaaataatagaaaaactaaaatattgaGCTTAGCTTGaacctgttataagagacttaaaaagtttcgagataTTGGAGCCAGGGCTGATATTGAAATATGgctgtatatacatatacaagtacGTTAGTGCGGCAAGGATCAGATAAGAATTGCTCAAGTACATGTAAGAAAGCGGAGGAAGTAAACTTggtcaaattttgacaattcCAAGGCCATATCTCTAGATCTATTTGTGTGGTCTGGCTGTTGATCGAACATAGTTCAGATATTATGCAAATAAGCAGTATTGCCAAGTTTAGTATAGATTGGATCATAAATACGAAATTCAGATAGCGGAAATAAAAGTGTGGCAACGCGGTCGACGATGCCAATGACACCAGAAAAATGGTCCAtctatgtctgccatgctacgcAGAAGGTATAAAAATAGTAATCTTAAAGCTCTGTATCTACTCACCCATCCTAGGCATCTCTCTGAGCAGTAGGCCTTCTGGGTGAAGCTACTCTCCCCGGGCGGGAGGAACTGCAGCCAGTTGGGCGAGATGATGTTCCCCATGGACAGGAAGGCTGCATCGTTAGGCCGTAACATCGCCGTGTACGTCAGCTGGATGCCGGAGTTGTCCACAATGCCTGCGGGAGATGGTGCAAATTAAAACTTGATTAAAGCATAGATGATGTGTTTATCTGTCATTAGTGTTCGTGGTTTTtagcataaatgtttcacttaaTGTGAACGAGTGGtcacatttacataattaatacGTACATATATCAAGCGTAGATCTCACTGAATCAGATAAAAGCAGAATCTCGAAGTTGCTAACAAGCTCTTTCAAGGAGTTCCTAGAGTAATTGTACTATAAGTTTGTAACTGTTATGAAAAGCGTAGAAACCTTTGTCTAAAgggacactcttattcaaaatcaatacatacacatgtaaacatacatacattttgagaGATAAACCTTTAgctacttcctaaataatgcataaatggaaaatattaataactgataacacgattgtaactgtgtatttaatagctgaaaactagggatggcaacgagtacccgagtactcgagtactcgatcaatcatccgagtacccgagtaccaaatcacttctcgagtactcgatcgaaagattgtccgagtactcgagtaccaattttactactcatTGCCATCCCtactgaaaacgcaaaaatattaaatgattggtgaatgctaaaatatttactgcgatctactatcgcttaataagatagaaataccgtgtttttgcacctttctttcaaaaattaaacccagtatctttcataagaaccattgttttcgacatttatttatcatgtttggtatattaaaacaattgtattaattgtggtttatcttatttaggagtaagagtgcatctttaatgattGAAATAAACCCTCACCTGTCTCAAACCCATCATTTTGGTAGTGTGTGGCGAGAACATACACATTTGCCTCCTCTGGGCCGCCAATAGGGATACCCATGTCTTCAGGCAGGAAAAAGTCCTATGAATTGGAAATATGGGGCGTTAAAACGCATGTCATTCGAGCTGAGCTTTATCACAACCATACAACATAAGAAGTAATGGAAACGACATGGCGTGAGAATGTATACAGGAAATACTAGTACGTAttgttaaacaacattttaagtaGATATCTTagtgttaaattttattttgttttagtttgaaTGGTAATGCCGATCAGCTTTTTTAGCATACATGTGAGGCAAgttttgtttctgttgttaAACAGCTGGTATGTCGCTCGCTGTAAATGCTTTTACAAAGATAAGGGATATGATCGATATTTAACAGTTGAATGTCGGGAACGTGCATACCTTTTGCCCATGGCCGAAGCTAGCAACATGTTCGCGACAGAATTGTACATGGTCTGGGGCGTCGGAGAAGCAATTGAAGCTACTTCCGGCAGCCAGGATGCTGGCGGGGTCCGGATGTCGGCACCGGTACAGCG encodes:
- the LOC128222863 gene encoding DBH-like monooxygenase protein 1 — its product is MNSRVALLCTCVVYVTLVQGQLPNRSPDSRYQYSTDMDQEGKYVLRWGFNSSDIWFEAQVQTLGFVGFGISQSGRMFPADVVVGWIANEQAYFRDYHTERYGHPNGNETTDWFGDYGYEENGWTVLGFHRALDTCDTVGDIKIDKTTMKLIYSYDPVDPDANSATPLFHHDYRGSKSVSLLNPSPVSFPPDADVIDFTNENFTIPSDRESSYHCRVFDLSAVPDKYHIIKAAAVYSPGTETFVEYMALYRCRHPDPASILAAGSSFNCFSDAPDHVQFCREHVASFGHGQKDFFLPEDMGIPIGGPEEANVYVLATHYQNDGFETGIVDNSGIQLTYTAMLRPNDAAFLSMGNIISPNWLQFLPPGESSFTQKAYCSERCLGWGFRGSGNAIPMTIVGAQFHVHGLGKAMKLRHFSRTGGQSFAENPWLVHDDHFDARQQTFNFADQRRNVSYFDHMLLECTYDTNERSGPTFGGWNIRDELCRAYVLYYPRKSIEGCMSWSNYDQLRSTNGTRIPGNQVFQTLINTDWTGNNVMRRNLRSSLDESIENAQCWSSKQQPSYAIDWMPRTEKQPSSLYTPPADSTCRV